CTTATACCATCACAGCGCACTATAACCGGTACGCCATGTACTCACGGCACCACCAGCTATTGGTTAACCCAGCtacactaaattaaaaaaaatcatcacAAAATTACACTAAAGGCatgaattttcaattgggttcaattgatttaatAGCATTCACAACCTCAGATACATTAGACTCCATATCTTCCATTGTCGTGTTATTCAGCAAGTGAATATGATAACCCTCATTTATTAGATTATCTGAAACTACTTGAAAGATTTCTGACTGCAAATTTGTTCTAACCTTTGCCTCTAAGTAACCCCTTTGATCCAATCTTTTCCCAAGTTCCTTAATATCACAATTTAAGACATATACAAGCCTGAACCACTCTTGTGGCAAGAATGAAGGGTCGTGAAATTCCAGCAAATAACCTCCCTTTGTTATACCCAGATTGCGTAGTGTCTCAATTGTCTTATCCTCATCGAGTATTGAACAGTCCATATCATCATCCCATTCCTCATAACATTTTTGAGCCTCAATAATTTCACCCAATTTTAAGTGTTTGAATGTTGTTTTTTCGGCAATCCTTTTACACAAACTGCTTTTGCCGACTCCTGGAGTTCCAGCTACTAATATGTTTGATGCGTAAGTACCACAATCAGtcattttatcattttgaAGAgtatattacaaataaaaatgagtttgtatttaatatgttCATATACATTAGTGACGGTCATTATGGACAATCATGCGTAGTGGGATTATAGTGTTTTATTGTGACGATAATAAGAATCTAAATGTGGAAGTCCATCATTTATGCATGACCCATGAGATACATTAAAACTGTAGTAAATGAATTCTCTACGCGTTAGACACCTGGAAAATGCACTGATACAATATGAGAAGATTGGAAATGGCCGAATGGCCCTGGACTATTTCTTgagatattatttttactcTAACAAATTGACCAGCTCATCTAAAGGATGGATTTCCGATCAGATTTACCATATTTTCCGCTGGAAATCCTTAATAGAATATGCGACATCACCTCCACACTCCTGGCCCAGTCTTTTACGCACTTATTTAGTAGACCAAAGGTATAATAACTAGATAATTCAGATGGAGAAGTCTTACAGCAAATGAATCCATTCCTACTAATATTAGATGCTCGGTACCCAgagaattatttgaaaaacttgaatttttatatgaaaataaacGGGCTGTTCACATTTGCAATGTGATAAATGAAAAACCAGTTACCTATCTAAGAGTCAATGTTAATAAGACAAGTAGAGATAGAATTTACAAGCATTTGTTGCACAAGGGTAATTAAATTcctattatttattttaatcGACTAAGAAATaacaaaacaattattatttaacaaaaattacatataaatacttCAAAAAACAACCTATATAGGTGTGAGAGTCGAAAAATGCGCAGAATCTGACTGTGGACTAATAGTTTCCGAAAAAAAATGTCTTTTCGAAACGCCTGAATATCGTAATGGATTAGTTGAAATACAAGATGAATCGACACAACTTGCCGCTAAACGAGTCTGTGTGATGCCTGGAGATCATGTTATGGATTACTGTGCTGGAACTGGCGGTAAAAGCGTTTTAATTGGCCAAAATATGACCCAAAAGGGTAGATTATATCTGCATGATGTTAATCAAAACTTTTTACGCATTGTAATTACCATATTTTATTAAGGCTAAACGGAGATTACGACGCGCCGGTATTActaattatcatattttggaccccaattttgaattgaagaatttgaagAACAAAATGAATTGGGTAGGGCCTACATTATCAACTAACATAATCAATcatgttatttatttatacgTCTAATGTATTATGTACCTAGACCTATGTTACATAGTACACTAGGTTCGAACACAACTCAATAACCAATATGAATAACACCGACACAACCATTCATTCATTGCTTATTAATCCTGACGATCAAATGAATCAGGTCCCATTCATTACTATCTCTTATGTAGGTTATAGTAGACGTACCATGTACGGCAAGTGGCGCTTATCGCAGAAACCCGGAAAATAAATGGCATTATACGCCTAAAAAAGTACGTAGCAAACAATTTAGTTGGATACACTGGTTGTTAAGCAGCGGGAGATTTTTGAAAATGCTTTATATTACCTTAAGCCCGGAGGGAAACTATTATACATCACGTGCAGTTTGTTTAAGGATGAAAATGAGGCGCAAGTTGATTATTTTTGCAAGCGTTTTGACATGGAACTATGCGAACCATCGTTGTTTGAACTACCACAATCGAAGGGTAGGGATGGATATTTTGTAGCAATTCTCACAAGATAgtgattatatttgtatattaattttggaacaaaataattactatAGCATATCAACCTTTACATTAGAGTTTAGTGATCATAAGTGAGTGCTGTTGGGCAGATAATTGTATGTAGAGcctttttaattatatgaaaaataGGACCATATATGCGGAGATTCTGAAATTCCTATCCCGCAAAAAGGTTAAAAATAACTTTTATTTCCTCTTATCTCTCACCCTCTCCACTATCGCATACACGACGCTCTCATTATATCCCCTGTATCCATATTTCGAACGGTCACTTGTAAGCGATTAGTTAATTCAGGACGAAACACTCAAAAACTTTAACAAAACTGCGCCTAAGTCcctaaaattatcatttttcTTGCATTTTCTCTCATCGGTGGTATTGGTTGCAAATCTTTGCATGGTCCTACTACTGAATAACACAAAATTAAGTTTTCTAGCAATCTTTTGGAATAATCTATCATTTGCTTCGATTTTGGCTATTTTTTCAAGCATATTGTATACGTTTTCATATCCAATTGTGACAGTACTGGGCATCTCATCATCAATCCTGATTTCCACTTGTACCAATCACTACAAACacaaaataaaaacttTTAGTGGGAgcaaaaattacaatatttttgatgcAACCATAATAGGTGCTAAAGAAAATCAAAAGGAACTTAAAAGTGACCAAACTAATACAGTATCGATCAAAAAAGACGCTTATTGACCCAAAGTATTATCtatatgttacaaaatactgtataattaaacagtatttattgtttgataaagcaaatatttcatacaagggattaaattataactcaaggtgcaaaaatattgtattactGCGTGAGTATACATTATCATGAGCGAGTTAAACTTTTGTCCCGACTGCAATAATCTGTTATATGCCAAACAAGATAATAATCGGAATCAATTAAAGTTTATCTGCCGGCAATGTGATTATCATAGTTGGGCGGATCCGCAATCGTTGAAGGATAATTGCGTAGACCGTATCAACTACAACTTCCGGTCCAAAgaagatatttttgtatcTCCGAACATGGTAAAAGATCCAGCCTTGGGCCGGACTAAGGCCTGGCATTGCCGTCGCTGTGGGTGTAACGAGGCCATCTTCTTTCAGCTTCCAGAGAGAGTTACTGAGGATGCAATGACATTGGTTTTTGTATGCACTAATAGTGGCTGTAATAATTGGGAGAAACAGTCCAAGGAGGAGGATGCTGATATGGCTGAACAGGATGTGTTTGACGATTCCTTATGGAGTCAACCCACCACTCAACTAATCAATTCCATCAACGGTAACCACTAtaccaattttatttgtcGCACATATACATACCAATCCATACTGTGACAGTGTTATGTATTGttaaataacatttcaTGGATTAATGTAGGCATGAACGTACACGAATCAACCATTGGGGACTATGGAGACCTTTTCGGAGAAGATGAGACACAATAACATAGCGATAATGctatttcaatttattattattacataacTTTTCtcttaaatatttaattacccCCTCATTGCGGCACGCATACATATTtaccatatatatatagcCCCAAATTAGCAAAGTATCCACTAaaagtaaaattttaaatcaatCAATGTTTACTACAGTACATTTTCCTTAGATCCTGAATATTACAATCAAGTATTGGTTTGGATAGTTCATCGTTTACTTTGTTATGTATTTCACAGGCCCATAATATGAGATTTTCTTGTGTATTTACACTTGGTGgcatttttttgtaaatgcTATACAAAGAATCCCTACATACATGACATGGATACAACGCGGCAAAAGAGTAGAGCCAAGCTGCAGTCTCGATCTCCtcattctaaattaataacgCGGTTACTGTAATATTATGATTGATTGAAATAGAATGCAATAGTAACCAACCTGCCCTGCCTAATTGTATTCTGCTAGGAGGGTATAGGCTCTTTTCGCCGTCTCTACAGCTTGCCTCGACGCACCGTTCGTACACAGTCATAACTGCGGTGATTGTAGTGTTGTAATTTCTCGAcaatcacaaatatttacatttgtagcacttattatttacactagTTCGACAAAAATTCTATCAATATCTACAAATGTCACAATTACTGTACATCACGATATAGCTGGTGTAGATTCATTTGGAAGGAATCCCAGGCCGAGTCATCActgaacaaattatattccTTTGCATCATTATACAACTCATTCAAGTCCTAAATTCATTAATGAATACCTCCTTTTCATCAATGTAAACTTTTGCTGCCGGGGGATCTCGTTTGGCTTGGGTATCATAAAGTCCCTCCCTTATATTCTCAACATTCGTAGGCCCCTTTAATTTAACTTGTAAAAATCTACTCCCTTTGGtcttattaaaattgttagtaATTCCTTCCTTAATCATCCTTTGCGTAGCATCATCCCAATTGTGGACGAAGGTCTAATTATACACTTCTTACTTGATGTGCATTTATTGTATCGCCGTATAGTTTTTGtaatgtaataaaataattgttattcaCGTTATCTGTCTCACTTTTGACAAATAGTGAGAGTGATAAGAGTGTAAGTACGACAGTATGGCATGATACCTTAgacattatatattgtgatgCAGTTCtctttattattgtataatattgattcattgtaaaaattttgtcaaaCCGACATTTTTGCAgttaaaaatacataacatGTATAACAATGACAATTGATGATAGAGATCCAATTGTATCATGTGAGGAGTTGATTACCGTTGTCAATTGCGCTGAAAACataccaaaaaatatacatcTTATCTCATATACAGGGTACATACAGTTTTATCTAGTATTGCAGATTTAAGGGAAATTTTTAAGGATCAAACTACAACTATAAAGACAATCTTATCGTTGCCTCAagtaaattaatatattatgttaTGTAAATCATTATCTAAACggattaatttattaaccATTTTAACCAAATGGTTAATAAATGACTATTGATCAATAACAAAAATTCTCTGCCCTTTTCCATCGTTAAATTTAGCTTGCCCATGCAAAACAACTTGTTAATAATCTCATATTCGACAACGAAAGACTAGCACACATATGCCTGGACAATGCAACCCAGATTGATTCTATAAAGGAGACAATCACTCAGATTGAACTGAATAACGATAAATTGTTAGATCAAATTGCACAACTACAAAACGAATTATCCTATGACCGTATcgataaatattacaataaGTATGTTAGTGATACTCAGCAAGAGCTGGAGTGTatgaaaaatgtaaataaacaattgaaTTAGGATGTATTGGACAAAAAAATAGGGTTtgagaaatatttaaaggACTATGAGATGCTAAAATCTCAGTTGATAAGCCAACAGATTCtcaaacaaatatataataaataaaaaacctttaaattttacaccTAATAACAAAACTTAATAAACattgatattaaatacTAGTATAATTAACATGTCAAATTGCAGAGGATGCAATTATTCTTTAAGATGTgtttgttttaaataatgttatttgtgtatataagCTGGCAGGCTGCCGAGAAATCTATCCCTGGCATTTTCAGACCATCTACCTGCAAACAAATCACCAGCAGCCCTGCCAACCCATGATGCCATATAAGTAACGACTGGTACTACTATAAGTTTGGTCTTCAAATCATAATGTCTAGTAGCTAGACCCGAAGCTGTGAAACCAAGAATGACGCTAGCTGTTAAACCATTTCGGGCAACAACTTCCTTCCTTATACTTTCTTGTCTGGCTCTCAGGACATCAACGACCGCCTGGTCAAAGGAACCCCTAGCTGCTGGGCTTGGTGCATGAGTCTTAGACACTGGTATTTCGGGATATTCCTTAGACAAAACATTGCGAATGTCTTGTGCTGTATTGCGGATATATCTGAACTGTATCCGGTTTGGGATTGTCAATAAACCGAGTTTTTCTAATATTGTGAGTTTTCTTGTACcgattgtatattttgccTCACTTACAGTCACAGGGGAGGGGACAACGGACATAACTACCCAGCACTATTTGTGTGGTTTATACTGTACTATACTATCATTTTCTACTATGAAATATAGTACACACTAATTAACACTCATAAACggtataatttaaataatcaatgaAACTATTTATCCCCcaaatataacaatgtGAGTGTGGAAATTAGCGGAACAGTCAAATTATCAGCAGAATCACTATATGCCTAAATCACTACTTAATTTACCTCATATAAAGTGCTAATAAAAGCTATTATTAACGTATTCATGGCATTAAAGCATCTGTTAATATAACTGGCAGTAGCTATAGATATGAATAATACGGTAAAAAAGGAAATAGATCCACAAATTGTCTTAGTGTGTGACAGAGGTAATACAGGACTAAAAATTTTCCCACCAATTATCGAagcctaaattaaatgtttgCTACCATTGAATCTGCTAGGCCAATTGCGTATACCCCGAGGCACCCCAAAATccatttgttaaatataccACCTTTGCCTAAAATCAAGCTAGTTATAAGTGGCACCATTAAcctatataaacaaatagcTTACCCTATTATAAGGAATATGTGAATAAAAAGTAGCTCATCGCTGTCTCTCTCGTTGTAGAAGATACGCAGATGCTGCAATTTCTCAGTTAcgatttgaatttttgcATATCGAATCATTTCCAccaacaaaaatatcaacaacACAGAGTCTAGAGCCAATATTACCAATTGTAGTTTGTTTAAGTACATTGACACGATAACGATTGAAGATAGTAGAAAGTGTATATCCTTCCTCAGTGATGATACCATAAGCCCATCCCGTTTAAATTTGAGTTTTAGCAGCATAAACGATATAAATAAGAAACTTATTCCACCCCAAATGATTATTGTAGGTATATTGTCCAATATTTGCTTTATGGCCCATTTAAGCGGTGTTATACCATGAGTAGTGGCCATTAGCCAATCCCATGTGGTATACCAAAACAATTGCGATATCATAATGGCTTTACTCGTGCTTTTAAAGgcatataaaaatatagaaaataaaataacGATGATTGTTATATTCAATGTGAGTTTATGAACTAAAACCAAAgtgaaattttcatattcaaGCTTGCCATCCATATAGAATAATGTAGTAATAAGCTGtgatataatacaaatttccGATTTATTTAGCTTACTGAATAAGTAGATACTTACCCATAACCTATATTAGCGaagattatatataggATGACACATAAAAGCGTAAACTTGGGCAATTCTGGCgatttaaaaaaaattagcaAGGTAATAGGCGGAAAAATACACAATAACAgattatttataacaaataactGCATAATTGCTGCCATTAATGATACATGTAAATACGAGTTATTAATGCGTAAATGATGTGTAactttatatataattagtgGCACCAAAAATATGTCTACTGATACATTCAATCTGATGCGCCCACTTTGTATCAATTGAGTCAAATTGAGCGGTGCCTTACTCAATCTATGAGCTGTATCAACAGCGTCAGTTGGCATTAAGCGTGGGGAAATGAATTCCCCATTCGGTGCTGAAACCAAGATTTTTAATACTTTCAAGGTGAAAACCCACTTACACAGAAGCGGGATAGACTAATCAGCGATACTGACGGGGGATCATTGAATGCTGGGTTCTTCAACCCCGTAAATTCCATGGTTAACACCCCTGCCACATCCTACGACACCGAATTGAAACGGTTGTCTCGTTCAAAATCATTCGAATTTAAGAATTCCAATCTTATAGACTGTAAAAATTTGGGGCTTACCGATTACAATTCTAGTCTACCCCAAAGTACCGTGAAACAGCCACCCTGTGAGTGCGCAGGCAAGGTACTAGCTCTACTAAACCAACTACTAAGTAAGCAATTGTGTGATCTAGCATACTGCGATACATTGCAGAATGAAAGGGATAAGGCGTTGGAATCGCTTAGGGTGGAAAGGGAATGCAAGACTAGGTCGATATCGCTACTAAACGAATCTATTGCTAGGGAAAAACAGCTTATCAAGGAAGTGGACAACCTTAGGGATAAGTTCAACAGTCTTAAACAATAGTTGTCCACGACCATTAATCTTAAcgaaataatttaactatGCTTACACGCTAGGTACATATACATTAGGTTAATTGAAAACATGTTGATATATACGGGCACACCACAGCTTAGGACTTACACATATATGCATGaagtatataatataaggTTTAGACAACGATTTTAGATATTGGGTTTAAATATCATGTTGGCATATAGATCATTTTCcataatattcaatattagaTAAGGTTGTTAAACAATAAACATCTATTCAACACGATACATGCGTAATGATGAACGAATCTAATCAATTAGAAACGTAATATGTGGATTATATAGCATAGGAACCATGTTTATTGTTACAGTCTTAAACATTGAGTGATATGATTAGAGGTTATGATGTATGGGGATAATAATAGTCGAAAATGGACTACCTGCGATTAATGAGTTAAGAATTCGATTGAATGTTCATGAAATCACTTGAAAAAATCCCCAATCCCCGTAGACttcaaacatttttaattaaataacatccaatcaatttctaaatataGTTTGTATAGTAAAACATTTTACTGCGACATGCCTCCCCGTATTGTAAGATTTTTTCCAATTAGATATTCTTTCTCGGCCTTCCTGGAGTTGGAAAAGGAACGCAATCACAGAAGATTTGTCGGAAGTACGGGTTTATCCACATTTCTGCTGGGGAGTGCCTTAGGGAAGAAGTCAACCGTCCGAATTCCATTTACAAGgaaataatcaattcatACATCTTAAATggtacaaataattgataactTAGGGGAAATAGTACCTTGTGAAATAACGGTATCTCTTTTGGAAAATAAGATGCGATCGCATGGCTGGGACAATACGTTCATTATCGACGGATTCCCTAGGAACAATGGAAATATTGCGGGTTGGAATGATAAAATGTTGGATAAAACTGATGTTATAGGCATAATTACGCTAATTGTTGATGctaatgttatttttgaaagGATAAAGATCAGACATGCGTCATTGGGTAAGTTCATTCTAAGAACTAACTCAACTAAACATTTCATACATCTTGtatcacatatatattatttcataatCTTACAATATGCCATTTTAAACATAAAACtgttttgaaaaattttaatttatcaatatttaaactaTCATCACATTTTCGTGCTATAATATTTAACCATTATTCAAACTGTACCCTGAAAAAATAAGTTGGAAATGACCAAAAGGAAAAGTAAAACAACAATCATCATTTGTTTTTACATCTATCTACGCTGCtctacaaaaatttcataatatTTTCCCATCTCTAACAGTTCAACATATAATAACCATTCATAGTATATCAACTTCACACTCATAATATGTCCATACCATTAAACATGCCatatcaatatatgtaattttcTCTTTTGTTGGTAGTTATGCAAATTAAACATCAATAGTGATGTAGGCCGCACAGATGACAATACAGAAACGCTTAAGAAACGATTTCAAGTCTTCGAAAACGAGACTTCACCAATTATAAACTCATTCCGCACTCTGGGTAGATGCATGCAAGTAGATGGGAACGGAGATATTGAACAAGTGTGGGAGAGAGTTAAAGTGGCCGTTGATACACTAATCAACAATTACGAACGGAGCATTCCTCAACCAAGTACCTGAGGTGcatttgatataaattttcggccaataatttatctagCAACTGCTGCAACTTTTCCAATGTATCCTCTAACATTTGAGTGATATTGTCCTTGCCATTCTTGCTCAGTATCCTAGATATCATGAGTGAACGCGATTTGTGAAAAATGAAAGTGTCTTGGTAATCATTATGCTCTTTTTTCTCAAGGGAATACACTTCCCATGACTCTAGctttgatttttttgaagAAGAAATTGTATGTGCCCACATTTCCGAACAATCTTGTTTTGGATCACCCTTAATTAACATGCttaatatttcataattgTAAACGTGGCTTACCGTGCTATGTACGTATGCCTGTTCGAGTTCTGAGGTGAATGACCAGAAAGAAGTCTTTACTTGACCATGCTTTACGATCTTTATTATGTCTGCAACATCACTCAATTTGAGTATTATGTGCTTGAGCTTGCTTATGcgatatataataatgttataGATAGCGGTCCAACCCAAGGAAAAGAATGAATCCCATAAGCAACCCTAAATAACATGTTCTGTATACTAGTTGTTCCACAGGAATTGATTGTGCAAAAAGGGTCATTAGCCAATCAGAAACCATCATATGGACATCAAGGCCATGTGATTCCTGTGTAAACTGTGAGATTTACAAAGTGGGAATGGATGTCTTTCATTTTGCAACATATCAATGACGATAAAATCTCGGATCTCCTGAACACACCAGGAAATAACTATATAAGTTGTGCTTTATGCCGTGATAATTATGAAGGTGATACTccataattattaatgcAATTTGATAGGTACTCACTGGTAAAAACATACTCCTTACGTCatataataacataatGCTAATTAGCATCCAAAAGGCCTGCTCCTCATTGGAATGCCAAAGGAGATTCGCAGCCAAAAAGTTCATCCCCTGCACATACCCAACTTGCTAGATTAGAACGTTAATACCGGGTCAAAAAGGGAATATACCATTAGAATTCGTTTTATTTGTCGTTGCCTACGttataacatattaataCCCAGAACGCTTAAAGAATGGGATTGTAGGACATGTTCTACCGACATCAAGTGATATGGCATTGAGTATTTCAGCTGGAATAAACAGTTCAGCTAGTGAAACTTTAGAAATGTCCTTGATCTTTTTGTTAGTAATATTTTCGATTTCAAGTGCTGCCGCGTCATTTATACTAGTAACCGATTCTAGTAATTCAACTAATGGCTTGTAGATACCGGGAATGCGCACATTTCGGGTTTTAAGCACAATTTGCCACCAAGAATTGAAGCGTAAACAATTTCCACCGCCAGTTTTAGCGCAGCTACAATGAGACCGTGTTGAAGCTGCTTGGTTGTATGCGAGATTGCCCAAGAATAGACGGAACGATGAGCTCATACGGTGTTTGTTGGGTGGCAGCCGCTAGCgaatatgaattattagTGTGTATATCAGGTGCTAATGGATGGGTTTGAATTTGATGTACTGGACGAAATCTCCCACTCATTTGAGCAATTGGCCCTTGAGAAAATTGATAGCGCCACTTTCGACGACAACGTTACCAAGCTCAAGGAATTAACTTCAAAGGCTACTACAGTATTATCcgatattaaaaatgaagtaTCGCTAATAAACGCATCAAAAGAGTACAATCAGCATGTTCTATCTAAGATTGATGTGGTTAGAGAGAATGAGAGGAAGGAGTATAATGGTAGGCACTGTTAATACGTAGAATTACTGCTAGTTCTAAAGGATGAAAGGCAACGATATAACGAGCTGAAAAGTAGACTCATTGAATTGGAAAATAAGTACAAAAGTTCTTGTCCTGGTATGCTGACTGTcttgatattatatatatacctCCACTAGTTACACATGTGGATGGTAGATTAGCAATGGCTTGCATAAATCGAGTATCATTTGAGATATTTTGAAAACAAACATAATTACCATACTATGCTTATTCTATGTAATGATTCATCCAATCATATGTTgttaaatatcaaaatttgcgtcaaatatttccacatatggatgaaatataaaaatatactaaaaTTCAAGCTATCAAATAtctatttaatatacacaattttaCTGTAAAAACTTTAAATGGccattgaaaatgtattaaatgaCAAtctatttacataatttttaccCAGACCACACTCTGATGACCAAAGTACTAAGGGAACAAATGCAGTGGCAGACGGCATTAGAATCTACCCTTCTAGAAACTTCCAAATTGAAGCATGAATACAAACTAGCTAAACAGAAGATATTCGAGTTACAGCAAGAgaatataatcaaaattgAGCATAGCAGGTACACAGACTACCACTTAGAATGTTTTATGAGTTTCTCAAAGCCGCACTAAAAATAGCAGTTCTAGAGGTTACTCCCAGCAGATCAACCCTTGGCAAGTTAGCAgattatttagttattgCACCATTGGAGAAGGAGGACAAATGGATGTTGATTGATACTGACTCAGCTAGCAGGGATTCATTATGGCGCCTGCTGGCTGAAAGGTGATTATTTGAATTCTTCATACGCAATAATAGTTCTAAATTGTATCATAGcatagttatatattttaattagtgATTGAAGTATGACAATGCTAATTGATATGTATGCATACTTGTCACTTTTGGAATCAGCAATTAACTGTTGAATCGATTGCAATTAGATTgtgttttaaaatttaaaatcataATAGATTTATCAACTTTTAACAATTGGAAAAGTAATTTAGTTGGTATAATCGGACGAAAATGTGAATTGATTTGACTTTTTAGTTGTAACTGATCTTAAGACAAAATAAAACCAGTCAATTCTCTTTTTGAATGCattgcatatatatatattcataaaaCGGCCACAAGTATGCAAATATTGTGACAATGCCACACATTTTTACCCTTATAACTAGTTGTGTTTAATGCTCGTAGCCTCTCGCAGATTACTGTTACTAACACTACCTGAACTGAGCGGACAAGAACATAATCTGCGTAATTTTAGGCGTGTTGTGTTGTATAAAAGGGACAGAAAGTGTCCAATTTGCGACCTGAAAGTTCATCAAGCAGTACCTGATTGGGAATCTGACATTTGTGAACACGCTTGGCGCTACATTCATGGGTTTTcacaaacaattaaatgtGGACTCTACtattatatgaaatttaccaattacCAATCATTAAGGGACGAACAACGCAAGTTACTCAACAAAAACTCAATTAACACAATTAGTGACACCAATAATTCTCTTATTGGCACTAATATCACAACCAGTAGCGATAATTCTACCgaaaatttggaaaaatcCACAGATATTTAACCAATACAAACCCAatccaataataattaacgCGCATTCCCCCAATTTCAATTCAAAAATCATTCCtttttacataaaatatttgtaaaattgaacaaaagaaatatat
The DNA window shown above is from Babesia microti strain RI chromosome III, complete genome and carries:
- a CDS encoding hypothetical protein (overlaps_old_locusTagID:BBM_III02015); translated protein: MSVVPSPVTVSEAKYTIGTRKLTILEKLGLLTIPNRIQFRYIRNTAQDIRNVLSKEYPEIPVSKTHAPSPAARGSFDQAVVDVLRARQESIRKEVVARNGLTASVILGFTASGLATRHYDLKTKLIVVPVVTYMASWVGRAAGDLFAGRWSENARDRFLGSLPAYIHK
- a CDS encoding hypothetical protein (overlaps_old_locusTagID:BBM_III02005;~overlaps_old_locusTagID:BBM_III02010), with protein sequence MTIDDRDPIVSCEELITVVNCAENIPKNIHLISYTGIADLREIFKDQTTTIKTILSLPQLAHAKQLVNNLIFDNERLAHICLDNATQIDSIKETITQIELNNDKLLDQIAQLQNELSYDRIDKYYNKYVSDTQQELECMKNDVLDKKIGFEKYLKDYEMLKSQLISQQILKQIYNK
- a CDS encoding TAF9, FAP7, transcription initiation factor TFIID subunit 9 / adenylate kinase (overlaps_old_locusTagID:BBM_III01980) — translated: MTDCGTYASNILVAGTPGVGKSSLCKRIAEKTTFKHLKLGEIIEAQKCYEEWDDDMDCSILDEDKTIETLRNLGITKGGYLLEFHDPSFLPQEWFRLVYVLNCDIKELGKRLDQRGYLEAKVRTNLQSEIFQVVSDNLINEGYHIHLLNNTTMEDMESNVSEVVNAIKSIEPN
- a CDS encoding Mitochondrial FAD-linked sulfhydryl oxidase ERV1 (overlaps_old_locusTagID:BBM_III02000), yielding MTVYERCVEASCRDGEKSLYPPSRIQLGRAGWLLLHSISINHNITNEEIETAAWLYSFAALYPCHVCRDSLYSIYKKMPPSVNTQENLILWACEIHNKVNDELSKPILDCNIQDLRKMYCSKH
- a CDS encoding hypothetical protein (overlaps_old_locusTagID:BBM_III01990), coding for MKNRTIYAEILKFLSRKKVKNNFYFLLSLTLSTIAYTTLSLYPLYPYFERSLDETLKNFNKTAPKSLKLSFFLHFLSSVVLVANLCMVLLLNNTKLSFLAIFWNNLSFASILAIFSSILYTFSYPIVTVLGISSSILISTCTNHYKHKIKTFSGSKNYNIFDATIIGAKENQKELKSDQTNTVSIKKDAY
- a CDS encoding DNA-directed RNA polymerase II subunit I (overlaps_old_locusTagID:BBM_III01995), whose amino-acid sequence is MSELNFCPDCNNLLYAKQDNNRNQLKFICRQCDYHSWADPQSLKDNCVDRINYNFRSKEDIFVSPNMVKDPALGRTKAWHCRRCGCNEAIFFQLPERVTEDAMTLVFVCTNSGCNNWEKQSKEEDADMAEQDVFDDSLWSQPTTQLINSINGMNVHESTIGDYGDLFGEDETQ
- a CDS encoding conserved Plasmodium protein, unknown function (overlaps_old_locusTagID:BBM_III02005), whose protein sequence is MSKVSCHTVVLTLLSLSLFVKSETDNVNNNYFITLQKLYGDTINAHQTFVHNWDDATQRMIKEGITNNFNKTKGSRFLQVKLKGPTNVENIREGLYDTQAKRDPPAAKVYIDEKEDLNELYNDAKEYNLFSDDSAWDSFQMNLHQLYRDVQ
- a CDS encoding NOL1/NOP2/sun family (overlaps_old_locusTagID:BBM_III01985), whose product is MNSLRVRHLENALIQYEKIGNGRMALDYFLRYYFYSNKLTSSSKGWISDQIYHIFRWKSLIEYATSPPHSWPSLLRTYLVDQRWRSLTANESIPTNIRCSVPRELFEKLEFLYENKRAVHICNVINEKPVTYLRVNVNKTSRDRIYKHLLHKGVRVEKCAESDCGLIVSEKKCLFETPEYRNGLVEIQDESTQLAAKRVCVMPGDHVMDYCAGTGGKSVLIGQNMTQKGRLYLHDVNQNFLRIAKRRLRRAGITNYHILDPNFELKNLKNKMNWVIVDVPCTASGAYRRNPENKWHYTPKKLDTLVVKQREIFENALYYLKPGGKLLYITCSLFKDENEAQVDYFCKRFDMELCEPSLFELPQSKGRDGYFVAILTR